A portion of the Zootoca vivipara chromosome 6, rZooViv1.1, whole genome shotgun sequence genome contains these proteins:
- the ENKD1 gene encoding enkurin domain-containing protein 1 isoform X1, translating to MSEGPSRITGPIPPDPSLCPDYYRRPLSARGRLEGNSLKRDLLPGPIPPECCLYPECYSARLAHPPARIKLNGRDILEKGKKGTVGALLQLDGISFQEVTPKRKDHKDYEKENLRRMREIQRKCREKEQARELSQPKPVKALWKSQKYESVESKVKAKLQESPSPPNPEHQRYLRAYSRCGAGICPRRSPSPNPVQSGATAAAESQNGSVKNQEEGQGVDFVSHNAQNAKRAQLRRSRTLQSLTEVLEQKRKDQEEYNAKQKGHVPRYLIERKDHWRKEAEERQRNMPDPSMPPGHAMMPESQRLETLNDLKQSQERFLKDLLLLPVRTDTLSGQNRRATLENKLSQIEEALKIFSRPKVFIKLDS from the exons ATGTCAGAGGGGCCCTCCAGGATTACGGGGCCCATTCCCCCTGATCCCTCCCTTTGTCCCGATTACTACAGGCGTCCCCTATCAG CACGAGGGAGACTGGAAGGGAACTCTCTGAAGCGGGATCTGCTCCCCGGCCCCATTCCCCCAGAATGCTGCCTCTACCCTGAATGCTACAGTGCCCGCCTTGCTCACCCTCCTGCACGGATTAAGCTGAATGGCAGGGACATTCTAGAGAAGGGAAAGAAGGGCACAGTGGGAGCTCTCCTGCAGCTGGATGGGATCTCCTTCCAGGAGGTGACACCCAAGC GCAAAGATCACAAGGACTATGAGAAGGAAAATCTGAGGCGCATGCGAGAGATTCAGCGGAAATGCAGAGAGAAGGAGCAGGCTCGGGAGCTCAGCCAACCAAAGCCTGTGAAGGCCCTATGGAAGTCTCAGAAGTATGAGAGTGTGGAGTCTAAAGTCAAAGCAAAGCTGCAG gAGAGTCCTAGTCCTCCGAATCCAGAGCATCAGAGATACTTGAGAGCCTATTCGCGCTGCGGTGCAGGAATTTGCCCACGCAGGTCACCATCTCCAAACCCTGTCCAGTCCGgagcaacagcagctgcagaatcacagaatgggAGTGTcaag AACCAAGAGGAGGGTCAAGGGGTGGACTTTGTCAGCCACAACGCCCAGAATGCCAAACGGGCTCAGCTGCGGCGCTCACGCACCTTGCAGTCGCTGACCGAAGTGCTGGAGCAGAAACGCAAGGATCAGGAAGAGTACAACGCTAAGCAGAAAGGCCATGTCCCCCGCTA CCTGATTGAGAGGAAGGACCACTGGCGCAAAGAGGCAGAGGAGCGCCAGCGCAACATGCCTGACCCCTCCATGCCACCTGGCCATGCCATGATGCCAGAGAGCCAGCGGCTGGAGACGCTCAACGACCTCAAACAAA gCCAAGAGCGCTTCCTGAAAGACCTCCTGCTGCTTCCAGTGCGAACTGACACCCTCAGCGGCCAGAATAGACGTGCCACCCTGGAGAATAAGCTGTCACAGATCGAGGAGGCACTCAAAATATTCTCTCGGCCCAAAGTCTTTATCAAGCTGGACTCCTAG
- the ENKD1 gene encoding enkurin domain-containing protein 1 isoform X2: MSEGPSRITGPIPPDPSLCPDYYRRPLSGKDHKDYEKENLRRMREIQRKCREKEQARELSQPKPVKALWKSQKYESVESKVKAKLQESPSPPNPEHQRYLRAYSRCGAGICPRRSPSPNPVQSGATAAAESQNGSVKNQEEGQGVDFVSHNAQNAKRAQLRRSRTLQSLTEVLEQKRKDQEEYNAKQKGHVPRYLIERKDHWRKEAEERQRNMPDPSMPPGHAMMPESQRLETLNDLKQSQERFLKDLLLLPVRTDTLSGQNRRATLENKLSQIEEALKIFSRPKVFIKLDS; the protein is encoded by the exons ATGTCAGAGGGGCCCTCCAGGATTACGGGGCCCATTCCCCCTGATCCCTCCCTTTGTCCCGATTACTACAGGCGTCCCCTATCAG GCAAAGATCACAAGGACTATGAGAAGGAAAATCTGAGGCGCATGCGAGAGATTCAGCGGAAATGCAGAGAGAAGGAGCAGGCTCGGGAGCTCAGCCAACCAAAGCCTGTGAAGGCCCTATGGAAGTCTCAGAAGTATGAGAGTGTGGAGTCTAAAGTCAAAGCAAAGCTGCAG gAGAGTCCTAGTCCTCCGAATCCAGAGCATCAGAGATACTTGAGAGCCTATTCGCGCTGCGGTGCAGGAATTTGCCCACGCAGGTCACCATCTCCAAACCCTGTCCAGTCCGgagcaacagcagctgcagaatcacagaatgggAGTGTcaag AACCAAGAGGAGGGTCAAGGGGTGGACTTTGTCAGCCACAACGCCCAGAATGCCAAACGGGCTCAGCTGCGGCGCTCACGCACCTTGCAGTCGCTGACCGAAGTGCTGGAGCAGAAACGCAAGGATCAGGAAGAGTACAACGCTAAGCAGAAAGGCCATGTCCCCCGCTA CCTGATTGAGAGGAAGGACCACTGGCGCAAAGAGGCAGAGGAGCGCCAGCGCAACATGCCTGACCCCTCCATGCCACCTGGCCATGCCATGATGCCAGAGAGCCAGCGGCTGGAGACGCTCAACGACCTCAAACAAA gCCAAGAGCGCTTCCTGAAAGACCTCCTGCTGCTTCCAGTGCGAACTGACACCCTCAGCGGCCAGAATAGACGTGCCACCCTGGAGAATAAGCTGTCACAGATCGAGGAGGCACTCAAAATATTCTCTCGGCCCAAAGTCTTTATCAAGCTGGACTCCTAG